A stretch of the Azorhizobium caulinodans ORS 571 genome encodes the following:
- a CDS encoding response regulator transcription factor: MTAPLIAFIDDDPAIGEAIANFFAAYDYEAAVFNDAETFLASTAIDRADCIITDVRLGGMSGLDLLDRLRARPACPPVIVITAFPQDAIRNRALSAGATAFFLKPLPMDELLTSVMQALAKGFDGTQ; encoded by the coding sequence GTGACTGCGCCTTTGATTGCGTTCATTGACGATGACCCCGCCATCGGCGAGGCCATCGCCAATTTCTTTGCTGCCTATGATTATGAAGCGGCGGTCTTCAACGACGCCGAGACGTTTTTGGCGTCAACGGCCATCGATCGCGCCGACTGCATCATTACCGACGTCCGACTCGGCGGCATGTCCGGGCTTGATCTGCTGGACCGGCTGCGGGCCCGTCCCGCCTGTCCTCCCGTGATCGTGATCACCGCATTTCCCCAGGATGCGATCCGCAACCGCGCCTTGTCGGCCGGAGCCACGGCCTTCTTCCTGAAGCCGTTACCGATGGACGAACTGCTGACCAGCGTCATGCAGGCGCTTGCAAAGGGTTTTGACGGGACGCAATGA
- a CDS encoding response regulator: protein MTPVPPSRADRSSPGEVLRAGPLEIHATARQAFVNGARITLGSRAFDLLLMLAEAAGRVVSHDEIQARVWPNRHVSETNLRVQVSTLRRALGEARHVVSTVPDRGYAFTPFGQHAPEPDDAPVPGDHVVHVVDDEADMRDALEGLLMASGWRVRTYGSVGAFQEALTAQTAGCLILDVSLPGENGLELQRRLLALGLSLPIVFLSGRSNIPIAVEAMKAGAIEFLTKPAAGEDILAAVARAMALALSERPQSPA, encoded by the coding sequence ATGACGCCTGTTCCCCCTTCACGCGCCGACCGCTCTTCGCCGGGCGAGGTTCTGCGCGCCGGTCCGCTGGAGATCCATGCCACCGCGCGGCAGGCCTTCGTCAACGGCGCGCGCATCACCCTCGGCAGCCGGGCGTTCGACCTTCTGCTGATGCTCGCGGAGGCCGCGGGCCGGGTGGTGTCCCACGACGAGATCCAGGCCCGGGTGTGGCCGAACCGGCATGTGAGCGAGACCAATCTGCGGGTGCAGGTTTCAACGCTCCGGCGGGCGCTGGGCGAGGCCCGCCACGTCGTCAGCACCGTGCCGGACCGGGGCTACGCCTTCACCCCCTTCGGCCAGCACGCGCCGGAGCCGGACGACGCCCCCGTGCCGGGCGATCATGTGGTGCATGTGGTGGACGACGAGGCGGACATGCGCGACGCCCTCGAAGGGCTGCTGATGGCGTCCGGCTGGCGGGTGCGCACCTACGGATCGGTGGGTGCCTTCCAGGAAGCTCTGACGGCCCAGACCGCCGGCTGCCTGATCCTCGACGTCAGCCTGCCGGGCGAGAATGGCCTCGAACTCCAGCGCCGGCTGCTCGCCCTTGGCCTCAGCCTGCCCATCGTGTTCCTGAGCGGGCGGTCCAACATTCCCATCGCCGTGGAAGCCATGAAGGCGGGGGCAATCGAATTCCTCACCAAGCCCGCCGCCGGCGAGGACATTCTCGCCGCGGTCGCGCGGGCCATGGCACTGGCCCTGTCGGAACGCCCCCAGAGCCCTGCTTGA
- a CDS encoding helix-turn-helix domain-containing protein: MPEASGWSARGQAEDSRETSQLGLTGGIVAQFDRRRDAEGWQEQLDTSRNLLTVALDEVGGATEVSLSPCRPTAQRVRPNHMSFLPAGTCAWESCSRISLYRRAVLAFDTETVSQIIGQPLSEPTEANVMFRDPRIWHCADLLARMSDGTDPGSQLYCDSLATALFVALFSPREPSTSGGLLPWQLRRVTDFIMDHLAEDIPLADLSALLGQSQSHFGREFRIATGMPPHKWQMNARVRRAQELMLDRHGSLADIAMEVGFADQSHFTRVFRAHTGLPPGQWKRAHVN; this comes from the coding sequence ATGCCGGAAGCTTCAGGCTGGTCCGCGCGGGGGCAGGCTGAAGACAGCCGCGAGACATCTCAGCTCGGCCTCACCGGAGGCATCGTCGCGCAGTTCGACCGGCGGCGCGATGCCGAGGGTTGGCAGGAGCAACTCGACACTTCGCGCAACCTTCTCACGGTGGCGCTGGACGAGGTGGGTGGCGCCACCGAGGTCTCCCTCTCGCCCTGCCGCCCCACGGCCCAGCGCGTGCGCCCCAACCATATGAGCTTCCTGCCGGCTGGCACCTGTGCGTGGGAAAGCTGCTCGCGCATCAGCCTCTACCGGCGCGCCGTGCTGGCCTTCGACACCGAAACGGTGTCGCAGATCATCGGCCAGCCACTGTCCGAGCCGACGGAAGCCAATGTGATGTTCCGCGATCCGCGCATCTGGCACTGCGCGGATCTTCTCGCGCGGATGAGCGATGGCACCGACCCCGGCAGCCAGCTCTATTGCGACAGCCTTGCCACGGCGCTGTTCGTCGCCCTGTTCAGCCCGCGCGAGCCGTCCACCTCCGGTGGGCTGCTGCCCTGGCAGTTGCGGCGGGTCACCGACTTCATCATGGATCATCTGGCGGAGGATATTCCGCTCGCCGATCTGTCGGCGCTGCTGGGGCAGTCGCAGTCGCACTTCGGTCGCGAATTCCGGATCGCCACCGGCATGCCGCCGCACAAGTGGCAGATGAATGCCCGTGTGCGGCGGGCGCAGGAACTGATGCTGGACCGGCACGGCAGCCTCGCCGACATCGCCATGGAAGTGGGCTTCGCGGACCAGAGCCATTTCACGCGGGTCTTCCGCGCCCACACCGGCCTGCCGCCGGGCCAGTGGAAGCGCGCGCACGTCAATTAG
- a CDS encoding MFS transporter → MTRRSAADPTAAELVARYDGQAMGPRYWTTFAVLAGVATLDFADFFLIGFILAVIGPEWGLSYGQSAMILYGGGVGSILAALLWGSVSDARGRKRQIISGTIICGLSAGLIAFVPQGWWELIVALRILVGFGLAASATPVLTLVVEVTPTRHRTRVGSLFMVFSSLGILVAALSSGLLIETLGWRGVALLGFMPLVPALLTALFVPESLRWLVAVGRISQAMALVGEPGQAGAAAPQVEKGRGLIRSLGDLYERPRIFWQVVIVNAAALTVVFGYYLWGPTIMSAELGRSVGGTALYFVIISGCGILGRLSTAVVVPFTGRRPLGIVLALLAAVALACVSLSGGRTVAGVPMALISLSCAAFFCEGGLANSAPYAIEQYGARLGARAAGLAQAASGVGRIIGPLALALIAGSSNVVSPAFSAAAAAPAFLFFAGCMVLVSGAFVFLAVETNGRPID, encoded by the coding sequence ATGACACGCCGTTCCGCCGCCGATCCGACTGCCGCGGAACTGGTGGCCCGCTACGACGGTCAGGCGATGGGTCCGCGCTACTGGACCACGTTTGCGGTGCTGGCCGGGGTCGCGACGCTCGATTTCGCCGATTTCTTCCTCATCGGCTTCATCCTCGCAGTCATCGGGCCGGAATGGGGCCTGAGCTACGGCCAGTCGGCCATGATCCTCTATGGCGGCGGCGTCGGTTCCATCCTCGCCGCGCTGCTGTGGGGCAGCGTCTCCGATGCGCGCGGCAGGAAGCGCCAGATCATATCGGGCACGATCATCTGCGGCCTGTCCGCCGGCCTGATCGCCTTCGTGCCGCAGGGCTGGTGGGAGCTGATCGTCGCCTTGCGCATCCTGGTCGGCTTCGGGCTCGCGGCTTCCGCGACGCCGGTGCTCACGCTGGTGGTGGAGGTCACCCCCACGCGGCACCGCACGCGGGTCGGCAGCCTGTTCATGGTCTTCTCCAGCCTCGGCATTCTGGTGGCAGCGCTGTCGAGCGGGCTGCTGATCGAGACGCTGGGCTGGCGGGGGGTGGCACTGCTCGGCTTCATGCCGCTTGTCCCCGCGCTCCTCACCGCGCTGTTCGTGCCCGAATCCCTGCGCTGGCTGGTGGCCGTGGGGCGCATCTCGCAGGCCATGGCTCTGGTGGGCGAGCCGGGGCAGGCGGGCGCGGCCGCGCCGCAGGTTGAGAAGGGGCGGGGGCTGATCCGGTCGCTCGGCGATCTTTATGAACGCCCGCGCATCTTCTGGCAGGTGGTGATCGTGAACGCCGCGGCCTTGACCGTGGTGTTCGGCTATTATCTGTGGGGTCCCACCATCATGTCCGCCGAACTCGGCCGGTCGGTGGGCGGCACCGCGCTTTATTTCGTCATCATTTCCGGCTGCGGCATCCTCGGGCGCCTGTCCACGGCGGTGGTGGTGCCCTTCACCGGCCGCCGGCCGCTGGGCATCGTCCTCGCGCTCCTCGCCGCCGTGGCGCTCGCCTGCGTCTCCCTTTCGGGCGGCCGCACCGTGGCGGGCGTGCCCATGGCGCTCATCTCGCTCTCCTGCGCTGCCTTTTTCTGCGAGGGCGGCCTCGCCAACAGTGCGCCCTACGCCATCGAGCAATATGGGGCGCGGTTGGGCGCGCGGGCGGCGGGGCTCGCGCAGGCGGCGTCGGGCGTCGGCCGCATCATCGGGCCGCTGGCTCTGGCGCTGATCGCCGGCAGCTCGAACGTGGTGTCGCCGGCCTTCTCCGCGGCGGCGGCGGCACCGGCCTTCCTGTTCTTTGCCGGCTGCATGGTGCTGGTCTCGGGCGCCTTCGTCTTCCTCGCCGTCGAGACGAACGGGCGGCCCATCGACTGA
- a CDS encoding trifunctional serine/threonine-protein kinase/ATP-binding protein/sensor histidine kinase, with product MLDTQSFSLLEAGETPLYGAMLERGRPVLVKVWDGDDARGAQVLEQEFAFRRHLSSDWALIPEGLSRKDGRLALVLGDPGAVPFRQAANACPVLLPRLALAAELAAAVRAMHAAGVVHGDIRPAHILARADGGRVWLTGFAHATARGQVPEGGLTDPSADALPYMSPEHTGRTGRIVDERSDLYSLGVVLYELLAGVLPFHAQRRMEWIHAHVARVPAPPRERADLPEAVSAIVVKLLAKEPASRYQSAATLEQDLRRCVATLRQKGTIPDFVPGESEVLLGNPTPQRFLGRTSELAHLTTAAARVAADGRAEGVLVQAEAGAGKSALAAAFQRRVEPHMAWFATAKCEPRDQPYAALGAALRSLVIRALAAAPEALEALAAGWAHAFGDDVAFLLDLVPELAPLVAVPSRPASLPLMETRARVHRLLAGVLAGFARQRHFLVLVIDDVQWADVATLDFIGELLGAETPAPILFLGLARPSQEMALLRLASHRRIETMDLVPLSVAETRDLVAGLLRAPTSAVGGLAELVWTKTGGNPFFVCQFLSVLAHRGGLSFDPASGRWVWDAAVIAAAGIADNVATLIAGKILRLEPDLQKLLMFLASLGSQFDAELLATVEPVHGGALEPALGKAVEAGYVIATPTGHRFAHDKIRDAAYQLIDPSSRATWHLGLARVLAGAVREGAAARLFDAVDQYGLCLRLLEDANERLAVAELYLDAARRARRSGSYEAALGLVRTATALLPQDRWNTCYRTSFELAVLGAECAAMHGEHAYAEAQLAAAGVHAEELVDAALATRLQVSLLTALDRSDEAVRTGLGFLSRLGPAWSFAPGDTVEEEYRSLVSRLGTQPVGVLIDAPALTDPLRLAAMEVLVEVTSPASFIDRRLHDLVPLRMVNLVLEHGLCDAAAFAFEHAAMVIGPAFGDYALAHALGQLGLDLVNRRGFERFRAKVEMCFGSLVSPWTRPLAERRDLIRKSFDSALAAGDANFAAYSCNNLVTNMLSAGEPLVAVEAEIERGLAYAAGVRLVRVELILKAQARMVQQIRRGIAADPQEEAATEALLEADPRLAVAAFCYWTRKLQCCVLSGRFAEAAQAREKAEHYAWTCPYFLETAVLALFGGLALSLPRAAGEEGPWRDAFRRHAAQMAHWAAHSPSNFEGGARLLAAEAARLDGRDVEAMTLYERAVQGARTLGLSHHEALASECAARFHASRGHGLIASAFRRYAASAYEVWGAHAKAAELGSGSGGIVQSDPAVPRLEADLDISLMLDGSRALSAEIVLPQLIERLLTLAMQHAGADRGLLTLVRDGRPYAAASAVSEAGGLHVWMSEVGLYQCPFPVSLVNVVLRTRTTLMLADVRETPEFGDDPFFAHAPRAVLALPLKKGGEVVGVLYLENAHLPDAFSASRQALLEVLGSQAAISLENARLYAELQTDIARRKTIEQELRRSRAVLAAAQSMMQIGSWYWEAANRTILWSDELFRILGLDPLEHKPSFQLFWSRVHPEDKARLKAAIHAVRASVQSASVEFRIVLPGVEVRHIECIIPAMLSAAESRGDFVGTVMDVTEKHRADERLRAAQAELERVAGLTTMGELVASVAHEISQPLAAIVANASAGIQWLKRSPPRADQAEQVLARIAAQGTKAGDVIRGLRSISAKSDAHMAPFDVPDAVDEAIALLADRLRKAQVLVRRTLSPSERIAHGDRALFQQVVINLAGNAIEAMRGSSGARTLSITTRSQADAFMEIEVADTGEGIPPEQVARIFDPFFSTKPDGMGMGLAICRSVVEAHGGTLGVDTGPTGTRFFFSFPRGDHP from the coding sequence GTGCTCGATACGCAAAGTTTCTCCCTCCTCGAGGCTGGAGAGACCCCACTCTACGGCGCGATGCTGGAGAGGGGACGGCCGGTGCTTGTGAAGGTCTGGGACGGCGACGATGCCCGTGGCGCGCAGGTTCTGGAGCAGGAATTCGCCTTCCGGCGGCATTTGTCCAGCGACTGGGCGCTCATTCCCGAAGGTCTGAGCCGGAAGGACGGGCGCCTCGCGCTGGTGCTCGGCGATCCCGGCGCGGTGCCGTTCCGGCAGGCGGCGAATGCCTGCCCCGTCCTGCTTCCGCGCCTCGCGCTGGCGGCGGAACTTGCGGCAGCGGTGCGGGCCATGCATGCGGCGGGCGTTGTCCATGGGGACATCCGGCCGGCGCATATCCTGGCGCGGGCGGATGGTGGCCGCGTCTGGCTGACGGGTTTTGCCCATGCCACGGCACGCGGGCAGGTGCCCGAGGGCGGGCTGACCGATCCCAGCGCGGATGCCTTGCCTTACATGTCGCCGGAACACACGGGCCGCACCGGACGGATCGTGGACGAGCGGTCCGATCTGTACAGTCTCGGCGTCGTGCTCTACGAGCTTCTGGCGGGTGTGCTGCCGTTTCATGCCCAGCGCCGGATGGAGTGGATCCATGCCCACGTGGCCCGGGTGCCGGCCCCGCCGCGCGAGCGGGCCGATCTGCCCGAGGCGGTCTCCGCCATCGTGGTCAAGCTGCTGGCCAAGGAGCCTGCGTCCAGATACCAGAGCGCCGCCACGCTGGAGCAGGATCTGCGGCGGTGCGTGGCGACGCTGCGGCAGAAGGGCACCATTCCGGATTTCGTGCCCGGCGAGAGCGAGGTGCTGCTGGGCAACCCCACGCCCCAGCGCTTTCTCGGCCGCACGTCCGAACTCGCCCATCTGACGACCGCCGCCGCCCGCGTTGCGGCCGACGGCCGGGCCGAGGGTGTCCTCGTTCAGGCGGAGGCCGGGGCGGGAAAAAGTGCGCTCGCCGCCGCCTTCCAGCGCCGGGTGGAGCCGCACATGGCCTGGTTCGCCACCGCCAAGTGCGAGCCGCGCGATCAGCCCTATGCGGCGCTCGGAGCCGCCTTGCGCTCGCTGGTGATCCGCGCGTTGGCGGCGGCGCCGGAGGCGCTGGAAGCGCTCGCCGCCGGCTGGGCTCATGCCTTCGGCGACGACGTCGCTTTCCTGCTCGATCTCGTGCCCGAACTCGCGCCGCTGGTGGCCGTCCCGTCTCGTCCGGCGTCGCTGCCACTCATGGAGACGCGGGCGCGCGTCCATCGCCTGCTGGCGGGTGTTCTTGCCGGCTTCGCGCGGCAGCGCCACTTCCTCGTCCTGGTCATCGATGACGTGCAGTGGGCGGACGTCGCCACGCTGGATTTCATCGGCGAACTGCTCGGCGCGGAGACGCCGGCCCCCATTCTCTTCCTCGGGCTCGCGCGCCCCTCGCAGGAGATGGCACTCCTGCGCCTTGCCAGCCACCGCCGGATCGAGACCATGGATCTGGTGCCGCTCTCGGTGGCGGAGACGCGGGATCTCGTCGCCGGCCTGCTGCGTGCTCCGACGAGCGCGGTCGGCGGACTGGCGGAACTCGTCTGGACGAAGACCGGTGGCAATCCCTTCTTCGTCTGCCAGTTCCTCTCCGTCCTCGCTCACCGCGGCGGCCTGAGCTTCGATCCGGCCAGCGGGCGCTGGGTCTGGGATGCGGCGGTGATCGCCGCCGCGGGCATCGCTGACAACGTGGCGACGCTCATCGCCGGCAAGATTCTGCGGCTTGAGCCGGATCTCCAGAAGCTGCTGATGTTCCTCGCGAGCCTCGGCTCGCAGTTCGATGCCGAACTGCTGGCCACGGTCGAGCCGGTTCATGGCGGCGCGCTGGAGCCGGCGCTCGGCAAGGCGGTGGAGGCGGGATATGTCATCGCGACGCCCACCGGCCATCGCTTCGCCCATGACAAGATTCGCGATGCCGCCTATCAGCTGATCGATCCGTCCAGCCGCGCGACGTGGCATCTCGGCCTTGCCCGGGTGCTGGCCGGGGCGGTGCGCGAAGGGGCCGCGGCGCGGCTGTTCGATGCCGTTGACCAGTATGGTCTGTGCCTTCGGCTTCTGGAGGATGCCAACGAGCGTCTCGCGGTGGCGGAGCTTTACCTCGATGCTGCCCGCCGCGCCCGCCGCTCCGGCAGCTACGAGGCGGCCCTTGGCCTCGTACGCACCGCAACCGCCCTGCTGCCGCAGGACCGCTGGAACACCTGCTATCGCACCAGCTTCGAGCTGGCCGTTCTCGGCGCGGAGTGTGCCGCCATGCATGGCGAGCACGCTTATGCGGAGGCTCAACTGGCGGCCGCAGGTGTCCATGCCGAGGAATTGGTGGATGCCGCGCTCGCGACGCGCCTGCAGGTGTCCCTCCTCACTGCACTCGACCGGTCGGACGAGGCGGTGCGCACCGGGCTCGGCTTCCTCTCCCGCCTCGGCCCCGCCTGGAGTTTTGCTCCCGGCGACACGGTGGAAGAGGAGTATCGCAGCCTCGTGTCGCGGCTGGGCACGCAGCCGGTCGGCGTGCTCATCGACGCCCCCGCCCTCACGGACCCGCTACGACTGGCGGCCATGGAGGTGCTGGTGGAGGTGACATCGCCCGCCTCCTTCATCGACCGCCGGCTGCACGATCTCGTGCCGTTGCGCATGGTCAATCTCGTGCTGGAGCACGGCCTGTGTGACGCCGCCGCCTTTGCCTTCGAGCATGCGGCCATGGTGATCGGTCCGGCCTTCGGTGATTATGCGCTGGCGCATGCGCTCGGCCAGCTCGGTCTTGATCTCGTCAACCGGCGGGGCTTCGAGCGTTTCCGCGCCAAGGTGGAGATGTGCTTCGGCAGCCTCGTCTCGCCCTGGACGCGGCCGCTGGCGGAGCGGCGCGATCTCATCCGCAAGTCGTTCGACAGCGCGCTCGCCGCCGGCGATGCGAACTTCGCCGCCTACTCCTGCAACAACCTCGTCACCAACATGCTGAGCGCCGGCGAGCCTCTCGTCGCCGTGGAGGCCGAGATCGAGCGCGGCCTTGCCTATGCGGCCGGTGTCCGGCTGGTGCGGGTGGAGCTCATCCTCAAGGCGCAGGCGCGCATGGTGCAGCAGATCCGCCGCGGCATCGCGGCAGATCCACAGGAGGAGGCGGCCACCGAGGCGCTTCTGGAGGCCGATCCGCGCCTCGCGGTGGCGGCCTTCTGCTACTGGACGCGCAAGCTTCAGTGCTGCGTGCTGTCGGGCCGCTTTGCCGAGGCCGCGCAGGCCCGGGAGAAGGCCGAGCACTACGCCTGGACCTGTCCCTACTTCCTTGAAACGGCCGTTCTGGCCCTGTTCGGAGGGCTTGCTCTCTCCCTGCCGCGTGCGGCCGGCGAAGAGGGGCCGTGGCGCGATGCTTTCCGGCGCCATGCCGCCCAGATGGCACATTGGGCGGCGCACAGTCCGTCCAATTTCGAGGGCGGCGCCCGGCTGCTCGCGGCCGAGGCGGCGCGCCTCGATGGCCGCGACGTGGAGGCCATGACGCTCTATGAGCGGGCCGTGCAGGGCGCGCGCACCCTCGGGCTGTCCCACCACGAGGCGCTGGCGAGCGAGTGCGCCGCGCGCTTCCACGCCAGCCGGGGCCACGGGCTCATCGCCTCCGCCTTCCGTCGCTATGCGGCTTCCGCCTATGAGGTGTGGGGGGCGCATGCCAAGGCCGCCGAACTGGGCAGCGGCTCGGGCGGCATCGTCCAGTCCGACCCCGCGGTCCCCCGGCTGGAGGCGGATCTCGACATCTCCCTCATGCTCGACGGCTCCCGCGCCCTCTCCGCCGAGATCGTGCTGCCCCAGCTGATCGAGCGCCTGCTCACTCTTGCCATGCAGCATGCGGGCGCTGACCGGGGCCTGCTGACCCTGGTGCGGGATGGCCGACCTTATGCGGCGGCGAGCGCGGTCAGCGAGGCGGGCGGCCTGCATGTCTGGATGAGCGAGGTCGGCCTCTACCAGTGCCCGTTCCCGGTCTCCCTCGTGAATGTGGTGCTGCGCACCCGGACCACATTGATGCTGGCGGATGTCCGCGAGACGCCGGAGTTCGGTGACGATCCCTTCTTCGCCCATGCCCCGCGCGCAGTGCTGGCGCTGCCCCTGAAGAAGGGGGGAGAGGTGGTCGGCGTGCTCTATCTGGAGAACGCCCACCTGCCGGACGCATTCAGCGCCAGCCGCCAGGCCCTTCTGGAGGTTCTCGGCTCGCAGGCGGCCATCTCGCTGGAGAATGCCCGGCTCTATGCGGAGCTCCAGACCGACATCGCCCGCCGCAAGACCATCGAGCAGGAACTGCGCCGCAGCCGCGCGGTGCTGGCGGCGGCGCAGTCCATGATGCAGATCGGCAGCTGGTACTGGGAAGCGGCCAATCGCACCATCCTGTGGTCCGACGAACTGTTCCGCATCCTCGGGCTCGACCCGCTCGAACACAAACCGAGCTTCCAGCTCTTCTGGTCCCGCGTGCATCCCGAGGACAAGGCGCGGCTCAAGGCGGCGATCCACGCGGTGCGGGCCAGCGTCCAGAGCGCCTCCGTCGAGTTCCGCATTGTCCTGCCCGGCGTGGAGGTGCGCCACATCGAATGCATCATCCCCGCCATGCTGAGCGCCGCCGAGAGCCGGGGCGACTTCGTGGGCACGGTGATGGACGTGACCGAAAAGCATCGCGCCGACGAGCGCCTGAGGGCGGCTCAGGCGGAGCTGGAGCGGGTGGCGGGGCTGACCACCATGGGCGAACTGGTGGCCTCCGTCGCCCACGAGATCAGCCAGCCGCTGGCCGCTATCGTTGCCAATGCCAGCGCTGGCATCCAGTGGCTGAAGCGCTCGCCGCCCCGCGCCGATCAGGCCGAGCAGGTGCTGGCCCGCATCGCCGCGCAGGGGACCAAGGCGGGGGACGTGATCCGGGGCCTGCGCTCCATCTCGGCCAAGTCCGATGCCCACATGGCGCCCTTCGATGTGCCGGATGCGGTAGACGAGGCCATCGCGTTGCTTGCCGACCGCCTGCGCAAGGCGCAGGTCCTGGTGCGGCGGACGCTCTCGCCCTCCGAGCGCATCGCGCATGGCGACCGCGCGCTCTTTCAGCAGGTGGTCATCAATCTCGCGGGTAATGCCATCGAGGCCATGCGCGGGTCGAGCGGGGCCCGCACGCTGAGCATCACCACCCGCAGCCAGGCCGATGCCTTCATGGAGATCGAGGTGGCCGATACCGGCGAGGGCATTCCGCCCGAGCAGGTGGCGCGCATCTTCGATCCCTTCTTCAGCACAAAGCCGGACGGCATGGGCATGGGGCTTGCCATCTGCCGTTCCGTCGTGGAAGCCCATGGCGGTACGCTGGGCGTGGACACCGGTCCGACCGGCACACGCTTCTTCTTCTCGTTTCCCCGGGGCGACCACCCATGA
- a CDS encoding DUF1427 family protein, with protein MKIYVVSLAAGLLVGVIYGLLNVRSPAPPVVALVGLLGILLGEQVPPLAQAAWRRLPASAWMDQVRPHVFGHLPRGERSKPEEPS; from the coding sequence ATGAAGATCTATGTTGTGTCTCTCGCCGCGGGCCTGCTGGTCGGCGTCATCTACGGCCTGCTGAACGTGCGTTCGCCGGCGCCGCCCGTGGTGGCGCTGGTGGGTCTGCTCGGCATCCTTCTGGGCGAGCAGGTGCCGCCGCTCGCCCAGGCCGCCTGGCGGCGCCTGCCTGCCAGCGCCTGGATGGATCAGGTGCGCCCGCACGTCTTCGGCCATCTGCCGAGGGGCGAGCGGAGCAAGCCCGAAGAACCGAGCTGA
- a CDS encoding hydrolase, translating into MTPQATPTPSPLLITPTDHALIMIDFQSQMSFATKSIDAVLLRNNAALVARAAASFGVPSILTTVAERSFSGPMYEEITSAFPGQALIDRTSMNTWEDANVIKVVNQIGKPRLVMCGLWTSVCIVGPSLSAIAQGFEVYVIADACGDVTDEAHERAMERMVQAGVRPMTSLQYLLELQRDWARTETYESTTGIAKQFGGSYGLGIIYAKTMFGAHEG; encoded by the coding sequence ATGACCCCCCAGGCCACTCCCACGCCCTCTCCGCTGCTCATCACCCCCACCGATCATGCGCTGATCATGATCGACTTCCAGTCGCAGATGTCGTTTGCGACGAAGTCCATCGACGCTGTGCTCCTGCGCAACAATGCGGCGCTCGTCGCCCGCGCCGCCGCCAGCTTCGGCGTGCCCTCCATCCTCACCACGGTGGCCGAGCGCAGCTTCTCCGGCCCCATGTATGAAGAGATCACCAGCGCCTTCCCGGGGCAGGCCCTGATCGACCGCACCTCCATGAACACCTGGGAAGACGCCAACGTCATCAAGGTGGTCAACCAGATCGGCAAGCCGCGCCTTGTCATGTGCGGCCTGTGGACCTCGGTCTGCATCGTCGGCCCGTCCCTGTCGGCCATCGCCCAGGGCTTCGAGGTCTATGTGATCGCCGATGCCTGCGGCGACGTCACCGACGAGGCCCACGAGCGCGCCATGGAGCGCATGGTGCAGGCCGGCGTGCGCCCCATGACCTCGCTGCAGTATCTGCTCGAACTCCAGCGCGACTGGGCTCGCACCGAGACTTACGAGTCCACCACCGGCATCGCCAAGCAGTTTGGCGGCTCCTATGGCCTCGGCATCATCTACGCCAAGACCATGTTCGGCGCCCACGAGGGCTGA